One genomic region from Microcystis panniformis FACHB-1757 encodes:
- the uvrB gene encoding excinuclease ABC subunit UvrB produces MTAFQLQAPFQPTGDQPAAIDKLVDSLQNQHRFQTLLGATGTGKTFTIAAVIEKIGRPTLVLAHNKTLAAQLCNELRQFFPNNAVEYFISYYDYYQPEAYIPVSDTYIEKSSSINDEIDMLRHSATRSLFERRDVIVVASISCIYGLGMPAEYLKAAISLTVGQEFDQRQLLRALVSVQYNRNDLELTRGRFRLKGDILEIVPAYEDRVIKIDFFGDEIESIRYLDPLTGEVLQKLERISIYPARHFVTPEERLEVACRDIKTELDNRLLELEKAGKLLEAQRLDQRTRYDLEMLQEVGYCNGVENYSRHLAGRLAGEPPECLVDYFPQDWLLVVDESHVSVPQIRGMYNGDQSRKKVLIDHGFRLPSAADNRPLKSEEFWQKVNQCIFVSATPGDWELEQSENRIVEQIIRPTGVLDPEIFVRPTEGQVDDLLGEIKDRVRLNERVLITTLTKRMAEDLTEYLQERGIKVRYLHSEIQSIQRIEIIQDLREGVFDVLIGVNLLREGLDLPEVSLVAILDADKEGFLRATRSLIQTIGRAARHIRGQAILYGDNLTDSMINAIEETKRRRAIQEEYNQKHGIIPQPIVKRSSNSILAFLDISRRLNSQQLDQVCENIEELSLEQIPELIQQLEAQMKEAAKNLEFESAAKYRDRIKQLRDKLLNHVR; encoded by the coding sequence ATGACCGCTTTTCAACTACAAGCACCCTTTCAACCCACCGGGGATCAACCGGCAGCGATCGATAAATTAGTAGATTCCCTGCAAAACCAGCATCGTTTCCAAACCCTCCTAGGGGCAACCGGCACCGGCAAAACCTTCACCATTGCCGCTGTGATCGAGAAAATCGGCAGGCCTACCCTCGTCCTTGCCCATAATAAGACCCTGGCGGCCCAATTATGCAACGAATTGCGGCAATTTTTCCCCAATAACGCCGTGGAATACTTTATCAGCTATTACGACTACTATCAACCGGAGGCTTATATTCCCGTCAGCGATACCTACATCGAAAAGAGTTCTTCGATTAATGATGAGATCGATATGCTGCGCCATTCGGCCACGCGATCGCTGTTTGAACGCAGGGATGTGATCGTCGTCGCTTCCATTAGTTGTATTTATGGTTTAGGAATGCCTGCGGAATACCTAAAAGCGGCGATTTCCTTAACAGTTGGTCAAGAGTTCGACCAAAGGCAATTATTACGGGCCTTGGTGTCAGTGCAGTACAATCGCAATGATTTGGAGTTAACTCGCGGTCGTTTTCGTCTGAAGGGCGATATTTTGGAAATTGTTCCCGCTTACGAGGATCGGGTTATTAAAATTGATTTTTTTGGCGATGAGATTGAAAGTATTCGTTATCTCGATCCCCTGACGGGGGAAGTTTTGCAAAAATTAGAGCGAATTAGTATTTATCCGGCCCGTCACTTTGTTACCCCGGAGGAGCGTTTAGAGGTGGCTTGTCGGGATATTAAAACCGAGTTAGATAACCGTTTATTGGAGTTAGAAAAAGCGGGCAAATTACTGGAAGCGCAACGTTTAGACCAACGGACTCGTTATGATTTAGAAATGTTGCAGGAAGTGGGTTATTGTAATGGCGTAGAAAATTATTCGCGGCATTTAGCGGGTAGATTAGCGGGGGAACCGCCGGAATGTTTGGTGGATTATTTTCCTCAAGATTGGTTATTAGTTGTGGATGAGTCTCATGTTAGTGTGCCGCAGATTCGCGGGATGTATAATGGCGATCAATCACGAAAAAAAGTTTTGATCGATCACGGGTTTCGTTTACCCAGTGCTGCGGATAATCGTCCTTTGAAGTCGGAAGAATTTTGGCAGAAAGTTAATCAATGTATTTTTGTTTCGGCCACTCCAGGAGATTGGGAATTAGAACAGTCAGAAAATCGCATTGTTGAGCAAATTATCCGACCGACGGGAGTTTTAGATCCGGAGATTTTTGTGCGACCAACCGAGGGACAAGTGGATGATTTATTAGGGGAAATTAAAGATCGAGTGCGGTTAAATGAACGGGTTTTGATTACCACTTTAACTAAACGCATGGCCGAAGATTTAACCGAATACTTGCAAGAAAGGGGAATTAAAGTTAGATATCTACATTCGGAAATTCAATCAATTCAACGGATTGAAATTATTCAAGACCTGCGAGAAGGGGTCTTTGACGTGCTGATCGGGGTGAATTTGCTTCGCGAGGGGTTAGACCTGCCGGAAGTGTCTTTAGTGGCGATTTTAGACGCAGATAAGGAAGGATTTTTAAGGGCTACCCGCTCTTTAATTCAAACTATCGGCAGGGCCGCTCGTCATATTCGCGGTCAGGCAATTCTTTACGGAGATAATCTCACGGATAGTATGATTAATGCGATCGAAGAAACTAAGAGACGGCGCGCTATTCAAGAGGAATATAACCAGAAACATGGGATTATTCCGCAACCGATTGTTAAAAGGTCGAGTAATTCAATTTTAGCTTTTCTGGATATTTCCCGTCGTCTAAATTCCCAACAATTAGATCAGGTTTGTGAGAATATAGAAGAGCTTTCTTTGGAACAAATTCCCGAGTTAATTCAACAACTAGAAGCGCAAATGAAAGAAGCGGCGAAAAATCTAGAATTCGAGTCAGCAGCTAAATATCGTGATCGGATTAAGCAATTACGAGATAAGTTATTAAATCATGTTAGATAA
- a CDS encoding class I SAM-dependent methyltransferase: MLFKQKFFLIVSFLIVVFCGFGLLNLTYDASVLAPQQYYQIRSLHSRDGIGKFYLGREIAKVMGHQEMLWLERPSRRFTEKPDDLITALHLKPTDLVADIGAGTGYFSFPMANLVAQVFAVDVQPEMLGAIDFLAEENQVKNVTTILGTETDPKLPINAIDLALMVDAYHEFSCPREMMENLVKSLKPDGRVVLVEYRRENPLIPIKALHKMTRRQVEKEMAAIGLVPEEIIETLPQQHLMIFRKTNSN; the protein is encoded by the coding sequence ATGCTGTTTAAGCAAAAATTTTTCTTAATTGTCTCGTTTCTAATAGTGGTTTTTTGCGGTTTCGGATTATTAAATCTTACCTACGATGCTTCAGTTTTAGCACCGCAGCAATATTATCAGATTCGATCGCTTCATAGTCGCGATGGTATCGGTAAATTTTATCTAGGACGGGAAATCGCTAAAGTCATGGGACACCAAGAAATGTTATGGTTAGAACGTCCTAGTCGCCGTTTCACAGAAAAACCCGATGATCTGATCACCGCACTACATTTAAAACCCACAGACCTGGTGGCAGATATCGGCGCGGGGACAGGTTATTTTAGTTTTCCTATGGCGAATTTAGTCGCACAAGTTTTCGCCGTCGATGTGCAACCGGAAATGTTAGGGGCAATTGATTTTTTAGCCGAGGAAAACCAAGTTAAGAATGTCACCACAATTCTCGGGACAGAAACCGATCCCAAATTGCCTATAAATGCGATCGATTTAGCTTTAATGGTCGATGCTTATCACGAGTTTTCCTGTCCCCGCGAGATGATGGAGAATCTGGTCAAATCCTTAAAACCCGATGGTAGGGTGGTATTAGTAGAATACCGTCGTGAAAATCCCCTGATTCCCATCAAGGCCCTTCATAAAATGACCCGCAGACAGGTAGAAAAAGAAATGGCCGCTATCGGTTTAGTGCCAGAAGAAATCATCGAGACTTTGCCCCAACAACATTTAATGATTTTTCGGAAAACAAATTCAAATTAG
- a CDS encoding hybrid sensor histidine kinase/response regulator, translating into MMKPDSDHLFNEDSEQLLESLEDKDADGNEALDELSFLLEQSPSPAARSGDSLSQTPSSLTSERELEELFGDSINWKDAPTNNLYSTREPAAKAELEDGDDLASLLLEDAAVPDSEAIIAISHPNFYDSLEDLEAFLEKPTPPAQPPLPDIFESLEVLLWESPAVDPVAAVEPLTGLESLEIAPESLLEDEFKDLEKLLEETNQVMAANPAASVSSPVGSKNLRPLVSKAFEQTMRVPIKQLDNLSNLIGELVVKRNRLEEEQDRLRLFLDNLLTCVQHLGDVGIRMQDLYERSLLEGALLASRNYGGAIGYGRVQGENQGDSSMDGQLDALEIDRFTDFHLLSQEMIELIVRVRESASDLQFVVDETDQVTHSLRQATTQLQEGMTKSRMVPFSQTADRLPRAIRDISLKLDKQAKLKVEGGDVLIDKMILEHLNSPMTHLVNNAITHGIESPQERLAKGKPALGTISVGAFLQGNQTVITVSDDGAGIDADQVKGKAIKKGLIGAQEAEHLSPQEVYELLFHPGFSTKDQADDFSGRGVGLDVVRTSLIDVRGTVTIDSVLGKGSTFTLRLPLTLTICKALCCVSNHARIGFSMDGVEDMKDFRASEMQIDREGRRCVFWQNTLLPFQPLSELLSYNRQLSRGSFYTGKQEEDSFSIVILRGGNNLLAVQVDQVIGELEIVIKQIEGPIPKTAGIAGATVLGDGTVMPIGDVLELIDIARGRLRTDNGGLWRQPVPPVAVETSQKSEAMVLIVDDSITVLELLSLSFSKAGYRVEQARDGQEAWEKLRSGLPCDIVFCDIEMPRMNGLELLYNLRKDPRLASIPVALLTSRGAERHRQVAATLGASGYFTKPYTERDLLSAAERMIAGEVLLANSIKATSNRSLSTDTTMIDSNPANFFAQSTPRVLIVDDSVTAREMLAISLVKAGYRIEKARDGLEAWEKLRAGLACDLILCDLEMPRLNGLELLSRLQEDEQLQGIPVAMITSRGSQKMQHLAAAKGAKGYFVKPYIEDVLLSAAQRLIAGEVLIQKESPAD; encoded by the coding sequence ATGATGAAACCCGACTCGGATCATCTCTTTAACGAAGATAGCGAACAGTTGTTAGAGAGTTTAGAAGACAAAGACGCCGACGGTAATGAGGCTCTAGACGAACTCAGCTTTTTATTGGAGCAGAGTCCCTCTCCAGCAGCCAGATCTGGGGACTCTCTTAGCCAAACCCCGTCTTCCTTGACCTCGGAAAGGGAATTAGAGGAACTGTTTGGCGATAGCATCAATTGGAAAGATGCCCCGACTAATAATCTTTATTCTACCCGTGAGCCAGCTGCCAAGGCGGAACTGGAAGATGGGGATGATCTCGCATCTCTGCTGCTAGAAGATGCAGCAGTTCCAGACTCAGAAGCAATTATAGCCATCAGCCACCCTAATTTTTACGACAGCCTCGAAGACTTAGAAGCTTTTCTGGAAAAACCCACGCCACCGGCGCAACCGCCACTACCAGACATCTTTGAATCCCTAGAGGTCCTTCTCTGGGAATCCCCAGCAGTGGACCCGGTGGCGGCGGTGGAACCTCTGACAGGGTTAGAATCACTGGAAATTGCCCCAGAAAGCCTCCTAGAGGATGAATTCAAGGATTTAGAAAAACTCCTCGAAGAAACCAATCAGGTGATGGCAGCAAATCCGGCGGCCAGTGTCAGTTCACCAGTCGGGTCAAAAAACCTGCGTCCCCTTGTCAGTAAAGCTTTTGAACAGACGATGCGGGTGCCGATCAAACAATTGGATAACCTCAGCAATCTGATCGGGGAACTGGTGGTTAAACGCAATCGCCTGGAAGAGGAACAGGATCGCCTGCGTCTCTTTTTAGATAATTTGCTAACCTGCGTCCAACATCTGGGGGATGTGGGCATTCGGATGCAGGATCTCTATGAAAGAAGCCTCCTAGAAGGGGCTTTACTGGCTAGTCGCAATTACGGTGGTGCCATCGGTTACGGTAGAGTTCAGGGAGAAAATCAGGGGGATTCGTCCATGGACGGTCAACTAGATGCCCTAGAGATCGACCGTTTTACCGATTTCCATTTATTATCCCAAGAGATGATCGAATTGATCGTACGAGTGCGAGAATCGGCCTCTGATCTTCAATTTGTCGTCGATGAAACCGATCAGGTGACGCACAGTCTGCGACAGGCCACCACTCAACTACAGGAAGGGATGACCAAATCGCGCATGGTTCCCTTTAGTCAAACTGCCGATCGCCTACCCCGGGCAATTCGGGATATTTCCCTGAAACTCGATAAACAAGCCAAATTAAAAGTGGAAGGGGGTGATGTTCTCATCGATAAGATGATCCTCGAACATCTCAATAGTCCCATGACCCATTTGGTCAACAATGCGATCACCCACGGCATTGAATCACCCCAAGAACGCCTGGCCAAAGGGAAACCCGCCCTCGGTACCATCTCTGTGGGGGCATTCCTACAGGGTAATCAAACCGTGATCACCGTTAGTGATGATGGGGCCGGTATTGATGCTGATCAGGTGAAAGGCAAGGCGATCAAAAAAGGCCTGATCGGCGCTCAGGAAGCTGAACACCTCAGTCCCCAAGAAGTCTATGAACTCCTCTTTCACCCCGGTTTTAGTACCAAAGATCAGGCCGATGATTTTTCCGGTCGTGGGGTGGGTTTAGATGTGGTGCGGACCAGTTTAATCGATGTGCGCGGGACCGTTACTATTGACTCGGTACTGGGCAAAGGAAGCACTTTTACGCTCCGTTTACCCCTAACCCTGACTATCTGTAAGGCCCTCTGTTGTGTTAGTAATCATGCGCGCATCGGTTTCTCTATGGACGGAGTGGAAGATATGAAGGATTTCCGGGCCAGCGAGATGCAAATCGATCGGGAGGGACGGCGCTGCGTTTTCTGGCAAAATACTTTACTACCCTTCCAACCCTTGAGCGAATTGCTTTCCTACAATCGGCAACTAAGTCGCGGTAGTTTTTATACTGGCAAACAGGAGGAAGACTCTTTTTCGATCGTGATCCTGCGCGGTGGTAATAATCTCCTCGCAGTACAGGTGGATCAAGTGATCGGTGAACTGGAAATCGTCATCAAACAGATCGAAGGACCGATTCCGAAAACGGCTGGGATTGCTGGGGCGACGGTTTTGGGGGATGGTACGGTGATGCCGATCGGCGATGTGTTAGAGTTAATTGACATCGCCAGGGGTCGTCTGCGTACCGATAACGGTGGTCTTTGGCGCCAACCTGTCCCTCCCGTAGCGGTGGAAACTAGCCAAAAATCGGAGGCTATGGTTCTGATTGTCGATGATTCGATTACTGTCCTGGAATTGCTCTCTTTAAGCTTTAGTAAAGCCGGTTATCGTGTGGAACAGGCCCGGGATGGTCAAGAAGCTTGGGAAAAATTACGCAGCGGTTTGCCCTGTGATATCGTTTTCTGCGATATCGAGATGCCCCGCATGAATGGCCTAGAATTACTCTATAATTTGCGAAAAGACCCCCGATTAGCGTCGATTCCCGTGGCTTTATTGACTTCCCGAGGAGCGGAACGTCATCGTCAGGTGGCGGCGACATTAGGAGCTAGTGGTTATTTTACCAAGCCCTACACGGAAAGAGATTTACTCTCGGCGGCTGAAAGAATGATTGCGGGGGAAGTGTTACTAGCTAATAGTATTAAAGCGACTTCTAATCGGTCTTTATCCACGGATACAACGATGATTGACAGTAATCCCGCTAATTTCTTTGCACAATCGACTCCTCGGGTCTTGATTGTCGATGATTCGGTAACGGCGCGGGAAATGTTAGCGATTTCTTTGGTTAAAGCTGGTTATCGCATTGAAAAGGCCCGAGACGGTTTAGAAGCATGGGAAAAATTACGGGCTGGATTAGCTTGTGATCTGATTCTCTGCGATCTGGAAATGCCTCGCCTGAATGGGTTAGAATTGCTCTCTCGTCTGCAAGAGGATGAACAACTTCAAGGGATACCAGTAGCGATGATTACCTCGCGAGGGTCGCAAAAAATGCAGCATCTCGCCGCCGCTAAAGGGGCAAAAGGTTATTTTGTCAAGCCCTATATTGAGGATGTTTTACTGTCGGCAGCCCAACGTTTAATCGCTGGTGAGGTGTTAATCCAAAAAGAAAGTCCCGCGGATTAG
- a CDS encoding class I SAM-dependent methyltransferase, protein MANQTLGLDQQFYSYYQSICLRESPILAQLRQETASQPLAVMQIAPEQGQFMAFLVQAIGAKKALEIGVFTGYSSLVVALALPPEGKLIACDLSEEYTSIARRYWQQAGVAAKIDLRIAPALETLDQLIAGGEGNSFDFVFIDADKSNYDPYYERALQLVRSGGIIAIDNVFWSGRVAAADSTDNRTKIIRSLNAKIQQDERVNISIIPIGDGLTLAMKK, encoded by the coding sequence ATGGCTAATCAAACTCTTGGACTCGATCAACAATTTTACTCCTATTATCAATCTATCTGTCTGCGAGAATCTCCGATTTTAGCTCAATTACGTCAAGAAACTGCCTCTCAACCCCTGGCAGTCATGCAGATTGCCCCCGAACAAGGTCAGTTTATGGCTTTTTTGGTACAGGCGATCGGGGCGAAAAAAGCCCTAGAAATAGGGGTTTTTACTGGTTATAGTTCTCTAGTGGTGGCCTTAGCTTTACCCCCAGAAGGCAAGCTGATCGCCTGTGATCTTAGCGAAGAATATACCAGTATAGCCCGCCGTTATTGGCAGCAGGCCGGTGTCGCCGCTAAAATCGATTTAAGAATTGCTCCGGCCCTGGAGACTTTAGATCAATTAATCGCCGGGGGAGAAGGTAATAGTTTTGATTTTGTCTTTATCGATGCCGATAAAAGTAATTATGATCCCTACTACGAACGGGCTTTACAATTGGTTAGAAGCGGCGGAATTATCGCTATCGATAATGTTTTTTGGTCGGGACGGGTAGCGGCGGCCGATAGCACCGATAATCGCACCAAAATTATCCGTTCACTTAATGCCAAAATTCAGCAGGATGAACGGGTCAATATCAGTATTATTCCTATTGGTGATGGGTTGACCCTGGCCATGAAAAAGTGA
- a CDS encoding homogentisate phytyltransferase, translating to MNQAPFLPVNHPQPNFLHWLGSLWKFSRPHTIIGTSLSVLSLYLIALGNISDFFSHWSVLLLTWTACLAGNVYIVGLNQLEDIDIDKINKPHLPLAKGEFSRLTGGLIVGFSGILAIILAFIGGFWLLITVGISLLIGTAYSLPPVRLKRFPLWSAFCIFTVRGVIVNLGLFRHYNTVINQNQSIYPSVWVLTAFVLVFTVAIAIFKDVPDLEGDRIYQITTFTLLLGPQKILTISLLTISLCYAGMIAVGLLGINGINSSLAIVAHLLLLVLLWWRSRGVNLEDKSEISQFYQFIWKLFFLEYLIFPLACLI from the coding sequence ATGAATCAAGCTCCTTTTCTTCCAGTTAACCATCCCCAGCCTAACTTTCTCCACTGGTTAGGGAGTCTCTGGAAATTTTCCCGTCCCCATACGATTATCGGCACTTCTTTAAGTGTTTTAAGTCTGTATTTAATTGCTTTAGGCAATATTAGCGATTTTTTTAGCCATTGGTCGGTTTTATTGCTCACTTGGACTGCTTGTCTTGCGGGTAATGTCTATATCGTCGGTTTAAATCAGTTGGAAGACATCGACATCGATAAAATCAATAAACCCCATCTTCCCCTCGCCAAGGGCGAATTTTCTCGGTTGACAGGCGGATTAATCGTGGGTTTTAGCGGTATTTTAGCAATTATACTGGCTTTTATCGGTGGTTTTTGGCTGTTAATCACCGTGGGGATTAGTTTACTCATCGGTACTGCCTATTCCTTGCCACCAGTGCGTTTAAAACGCTTTCCCCTCTGGTCCGCCTTCTGTATTTTTACCGTCCGGGGTGTCATCGTCAATTTAGGTCTTTTTCGCCACTACAACACAGTTATCAATCAAAATCAGTCTATCTATCCCTCGGTCTGGGTTTTAACAGCTTTTGTTCTTGTTTTCACCGTTGCGATCGCTATTTTCAAGGATGTTCCTGACCTAGAAGGCGATCGCATTTACCAAATTACCACTTTTACCCTGCTTCTCGGTCCTCAAAAAATCTTAACAATTTCCCTCTTGACAATTTCCCTATGTTATGCGGGGATGATTGCAGTCGGTCTCTTGGGGATAAACGGAATTAATTCTTCTCTGGCCATTGTCGCCCATCTGCTCCTACTTGTTCTTCTTTGGTGGCGTAGTCGCGGAGTAAATTTAGAAGATAAAAGCGAAATCAGCCAATTCTACCAATTTATTTGGAAATTATTCTTCCTAGAATACCTGATATTTCCCCTCGCTTGTTTAATATGA
- a CDS encoding 2Fe-2S iron-sulfur cluster-binding protein, which produces MTKYYQITVHNRQTGEKITTTVPEDNYILQSLEKQGHQLPFSCRNGACTSCAVRVLSGDIHQPEAIGLSPELKARGYALLCVSYARGDMEVATQDEDEVYELQFGRFFARGKVRFGLPLDEE; this is translated from the coding sequence ATGACTAAATATTATCAAATCACCGTTCACAATCGTCAGACCGGCGAAAAAATTACCACCACCGTTCCCGAGGATAACTATATACTGCAAAGTCTGGAAAAACAGGGTCATCAATTACCCTTTTCCTGTCGTAATGGAGCTTGTACCAGCTGCGCGGTCAGGGTATTATCGGGAGATATCCACCAACCAGAAGCGATCGGACTATCACCAGAATTAAAAGCCAGAGGTTATGCTTTACTTTGTGTCAGTTATGCTCGTGGCGATATGGAAGTAGCCACCCAAGACGAAGATGAAGTCTATGAATTGCAATTCGGTCGCTTTTTTGCCCGTGGAAAAGTGCGTTTTGGTTTACCCTTAGATGAAGAATAG